One Salvia splendens isolate huo1 chromosome 1, SspV2, whole genome shotgun sequence genomic window, cgccttgaacaatctttccatctccgccggtgagtacggtgtgcggacaccggcgcgagatggaggattcagcatttgggaaggggcgcgaggcctaggctccggtgtccacccgtagcgcccatcggaggcaccttgatcgtcgattgggtatggccggtagccactcggaacgcccgaatcttgggtgagaggaggggccgaatattccatttccggactatgaaacggttgcgaaccgaaccattcggggttccaaccgtgagagccgcttgggttgtcgtcgttaccggacatagtggtgttgtagggtgtgagaggaagatgaaaatggatatgagagattgatgatgagaattgtgtagtgaaagtgtgaattttttggagtgaaattgggggtatttatagatgaaagtgtgtatttttggggtaaaaaaaataaaaaaaaattaaaaagtggggaaaaacggttataaacggatataattttttggggaagtgataatttttttttattattttttatcgatttttttaataaaaatccgattttttaaaaaataaaaataaaaaatgtttgaaaccaacggctatgccgttggcgaatcagagaccgccacgtgtgcgtccgctggcacggacgtggtcgatacatcgagcagcgccgtgccagcggcgcggttgcagcggtggcggtccttcgccttgccgctggcacggacggcggtggcgccaaccgccaccgctgcggatgctcttagacttGTAATGTTGGTGCAGCAGGGCGATATCCACGTGTCCGTTTATTAGTAAAAGTGAAACACGAGAATTAAAACGAAATCTGTCATTGCACAACCCCGATAACCATCAATACATGTCAAGAATGGTGAAAAGAGTATCAATGCTATGCAGCAGTGTGTCATGGAGGTCACTTGTTAAGGAGGGAGACAATGATAAGTTTACTACTACTAGTTACTACCAAGAGTCAAACATCTTGATTGTTAAGACTATCCCTGCAGTGATATATTGATGTCGGCCGTGGAACTCCTCGACTTTTCTGCAGTCTGAATTGCTGCCCAGCCAGTGGGGTGGTCAGCAGAGCTGGAGCAGCTAGGCCCTTGGATGTTGCCGGAGATATTCTTGTCCTGGTTCGACAAAGGGGCACCACCCGGAACCGATGCATTAACTGTGTACTGCTGCTTCTTAGGTTTGAGCTCATGGGAACTTCCCACTAGGTAACTTGCAACAACaatctgagagagagagaatataaATAGCCTTCAAGAAATCAGTAGTGGCAATGATGGAAAGAGGGAGATGAAATGGAAGTATACCTTTACTGGAGTGGCAGCAACTGTCAATCCAGAAACCAAACCTCCCACGACACGACCATCAGCTCCAGACAAGGTTATGGTCATCATACCGGATCTTCCGTATTTGTCTGGCATCTCCGTTGGCGTGAAGGATCCAGAAAAGGAAAGGATTTCAAAAAGACCCTAGAGATCATTTATTGGAAGAAACATTTTGAGTTATGATCAGAGAAAATGGAAGCAAAGAGCAGCTATGAATGATGAAACGCAACTAGACCTTACACATAGTTTGGTTAGAAGCCCTATAATCACGAATGCTAACGGCTAAAATGCTTTATTACATAAACTGATTATCACATATGTATCTTTGTTAAGGTTAAAACAGAGGCAAAGTAGAATTTAGTTACGTTGAGCCACTATCCGCTAAAATAGCCAATGCTCGTATGGATTCCAGCAAAGATCACGGCATGACGCCTTTCTAGGGAGATTAACCACTGAAAGGGAACAGGAATCGGGTAAAAAAAAGCAATTGCTCCAGATCTTATATTTGAGCCTGTTTTGTTTCAGTCTGAACTAGGAGGTTAAACTAACAATGATGGTGCAATGGTCATTTTTCTTGTGCTGTGTCGGTATATGAACATCACATGATTCTATAGCGACCACTAGTTCAGCTCGGTGTAATAACTTTGAATAAGAGAGACTAAACATTACACAAAGCACTAAAGAAGTGAGTGTCGAAGTTCATAGATCAGAATGTATTGTTATGCCCTAGCTGAGACGAATCTGTGGCAGCAATATATAAGAAATACACAAACCCTCGAACCTCATCATCCAAGTCATATAGGTAGTAAAAGACAATCACATCTTGATAATGGCAATCTTGATTATGAGACCAACTACTTGGAAGCAAATAGcatattatttatatatgcCTGAATAAGATGAATAGATGCATAGAAATTGTCGATGGTTGCTCTTAAAGAGAAATGAGAGTGGAGATCCCTAGTTATCCGAGCTGAGCAAGTACTGGCGACAATGCGAAGAATGAGAATATTTCTTGAGAGAATTCTTCGATTATACTTCAGTTTGCTTTCACTGTGATTCAATCTATATGAAATTGTGCTGAAATTTCAAAAGTTAAAATGCTACCTCATAAGTCAAAATTCCACCAGAGGAATTAGGATGTCGAAGTGTCACATTTGACACTCTCCCGCTGCCAGATATTATGCACACAGCTCGCGGCCCTTGTCGAGAGAACTCCATTATCTTCAACGAGATATCCTAATAACCACAAATCAGTTAGGCAGTGAATGACACTACGGCATAAGTTTCCTCTAGTTCTTGACAAATATACCTCGCCAGCATTCACAGTGATCACATGCGGTAAAAAACTTGAGCCAGTTGAACATTCAATCCAGTCATCTGACAATACGAGGAAGAAATAAGCAACTTGATGAAAGCATCGAATAACCCCAAAATGAACATTGTGGTACATTTGAGTTAAACAAGTGGCACTAAGATTCTCCATTTTGAAACCTCATAATATTCCAAGGAAGGGAAAGTGACTGACAAACCTAGTTAAATAGATGTATGAAATATATCAAGAACACCATAAGCAACGTTTCAAACAAATATGCATCTTAGCCCCAGTTAATGAGAAACAGAACGTGATACTAATACCTAATTTTTCTGTTCCGATTTTACTCTTATGCTTCTTCTCGGAAGTGGTGGCCCGGGCAAGGGCACCTGGCTTAACATCCTCCCCATAGGCCTTGGCAGCAGTAGGTGGAGCAGACGATGATACCTGCACCGAAGAAAAAGCTCCGCTTGGTGACTCGTCCGGCTTATACTTCCTAGGCCggcctctcttcttcctctccgaGCCTGCTGCATTCATCACTGGTGGAGTCATTTGAGAAGTTCCAAATTCAGAACTCTCCATCCTTGGAGCTACATGGTATGTCGATGGAGCTCCGTGCCCGATAACTGTTACTCCAGAAGCCATTGCTTTATCCGAATCCATAGCCTCTCTAATGTAGATTCTCTGCGATATGCTAATGCTAAAATCCTGACATTCCTTGAAAAAAATTCAACCATATAAACTTGAGTTCATAAAAGTTTACCAGAAGTAATGAAATCTAACAACATGTAGGTTAACAAGATTCATAATTGATCAAGAAATGTTAAAATAGTGAACAATTAAGGCTAAATATTTTCCCATatgctaaaaatggaaataccaAATATGGGCTTTCTTAATTCCAACCCACAATTTGAAACATCTAAAATCTACTTCGGAGAATTCCAGAAACAATCAGAATTTTTTCCAGTGTACAAACCTGAAACCTTCTCTAACCTCATCCCAAATCCaaaatgattaaattttttGCCACAATCACATGAAAAATAATGAAGAGAAATCAAGCCATGCAAAACCcagaaacaaacaaaacaaacagaAGGTAAAAATACCCTAAAAAAACAAAGGTGACAAAATTAACAGAACAAAAATTCATAGCTCAAGTAAACTCATTAAATCAAGAATTTcgcataaaaattttaaaaagaggAAATTGGAGAAATTACACCTACACTTTTACACAGTAAACTATTACTACTACCCCTCAGCTCCAAGCTCAACTTACAGCTAATTACAGTTTtcaagaaaactgaaactaattTCTTGTTATTTCCGCTTCTCTTCTCGAGCAAGAACGAATTTTGACTAAAGCCcacaaatcaagaaacataagCTAATGTGATTAAGTCGAGCCCGGCTCAGAAATTCAAGATCTAGGAGAGCAAAACTAATTAATCCAGTGGAAATAATGGAGGTAAAAGTAATAATCTTTATTAATGGAAAAATGTGAAAGCTTCTTTtagaatttagaattaatattttgCATTTAAAGGCGAAGAAGGCATTATTAAATGATGTATGGGGACCAAAGGAGTAGCAATTTGTCTAACTTTCTGGTTCTTGCAGCTGACCTGCCTTGCCTTGTGTCCTTTTCTCTCAGATGTTTTAGCTGAGATGATCAAGCAGAAATACCATGAAAACTAGCATTAATTACTAATTAAGCCACTCATCTTTTAAACGTTTGGGACAAGATTAAGGTCAAATGAGTGATTAGGACAGAGTTATTAATGTTGGTGATTGGGAGGTGggacattaatttttttacttctttTGGTTGTTTTGATAAGCTGTTTATCTATATTATGGATAAGCATACGAGCATCCGCAGATGTGAGCAGGACGGCGTTCGTCCGTCCGTCCCAGCGGCACGACACTGTTGTCcgccgttgtgctcttgccgctggcgcggcgctgctcgatgcatcgagcacgtcggTGTCAACGAGCAGCGTACGTGGCAGCCTCccattggccaacggcataggcGTTagcaatttaaattttttttaaaaaaatcagatttaattaaaaaattagatcaaaaataaaaaaatcccatttcccaaaaaattatatccgttttctacccacttttaatttatttttcaattttttccccaaaaatacacattttcatctataaataccaccacttgcacacccaaaaattcacaccacactacacaattctcatctaaattctctcatttacattctcaattctcaatctttctttcaatcttactcttacaacaaaacaatgtccgACCACGACGATCATCCCTCaagctcccacggttggaacaccgattggttcggttcacaaccatttccgagtccggaaatggaatattcggcccctcctcaaacccaaggttcgcaagttccgggtggctactggccttacccggtcgacgaccaagatgcccccgaaagGCAATAAGGGTGGACACTCGAGCCATCCTTgcctagagcgggagggagcggcccctctcaaactcctcctcttcctactcgcggtgtccgcaccccgtacaatccgggggagatggagcaattttcaaagcgttcttgtcaatctacgaagatccggaggttggcacgaaccaatccggtgaccattattggtagcgcatctgtcgccggtacaatcaaaaccggcCAGCtagaacaatcgagcgcaacgagagtatggtgcgcaatgccatatacagagccaacgaagaaatccaaaagttccaggggtattacctccaggaagagcgatCGGcagggagcggccggagcgagcttgacatcatcagttccgccttggtgacctaccaatccatgaactacaagccgttcaagtacctcaacattttgCAGGAGACGCGGCCACATtcgaagtataggggagacgCAACATCCTCATCTAGctcctcctccaaacggtcgagatcggtatccctatccgatgcTGGCTCTGAAGATGTGGGTAGCCAACTttccggagctaacttgggtagccccgatgccggcccgagcggttcccaacaccggccgcaaggaaggaagaaggcggcggccaaccgtcctcgcgccgtcgcgccgcgactccatccgccccctcTCCAGAACCCGCTCCGGCTCCCgttccctatgtgccacctcaaccccccaccaactcgttgtgggggatttaggcccaactcaatttggccgatatgtcaaatatgaccccgagcaacttcgatagCATTTGGCGATGATACGAGGTCTCCAAATAACATTGGAGGTAGAGTCAGATGAATAGTCATCCACGggggtaatttttattttttaggtgtttaattatgtcatttttaatttttaatttttagtattttaattatgtcatttttaatttttttgtaatttgtaatattatttcgggtatttttaatgcattttaattttgtggaaaagtttttatttaaattgaataaaagaattgtgggacccttgagcttgtctttGCGGAAGACtacggatgtgagtgttgtgctcttgactgagagcagagagtaaaagtaggaccggacccacatccgtgcttgttggcaagagcacggatgtggatgctctaatatagTGGAGTAGTTATATTATATGTAAATATAGtttaaatttattctttttttatgcTTATCACATTTATGGTCAAATAGCTTTTCACTTTTGGTAAAGTGGAAGGTTAATTGTGGAGTagtagaaaaatatttattggaaATGAGGAAAAGGGATCGGTGGAGAAGTTTTGACGTGACAAATTGACTAAACTAGTACTCCACGATAGCAGTCCGgaaacaaattttaagaaatattaaaaaaaattagtataaaaaagttaataataatatatgagtTCTACTGTATTATATTTCTATTTAAATGTCCAtactttctttttaatttgtctcactTAAATACCTCTTTCCTTtctccttattaaaatattgaaCAATTTTTTTCACTCTACTTACTCTATGTAACAACTCTTCCTAAAATTCTATGTCACTTAAGAATATGGACATTTTGATTGGGCGGAAGGAGTACTTATTCGCAGCATAGATATCATATAGTAATAGAGCTGATATGAATACAATGTTCCTCCTATTAAAATAAgtactattaatattaaataaaatgtgaaaagaatgagttagtggaatgtgaataaaaaatgaaacgaaTCTCCTATTCGCAGATTGATGGAATTGGAAAAACAGGGCTTCTATTCGAGGACGGGGTGAGTACTACTactttaaaattcaatttttttatttactatcaatttatataaaaaaacgatGTGTTTGTGATGTTCGAAATGGGGGGCTATTTCACTAAAACaataaattttcatttcattttttattttgatt contains:
- the LOC121809386 gene encoding AT-hook motif nuclear-localized protein 1-like, with the translated sequence MDSDKAMASGVTVIGHGAPSTYHVAPRMESSEFGTSQMTPPVMNAAGSERKKRGRPRKYKPDESPSGAFSSVQVSSSAPPTAAKAYGEDVKPGALARATTSEKKHKSKIGTEKLDDWIECSTGSSFLPHVITVNAGEDISLKIMEFSRQGPRAVCIISGSGRVSNVTLRHPNSSGGILTYEGLFEILSFSGSFTPTEMPDKYGRSGMMTITLSGADGRVVGGLVSGLTVAATPVKIVVASYLVGSSHELKPKKQQYTVNASVPGGAPLSNQDKNISGNIQGPSCSSSADHPTGWAAIQTAEKSRSSTADINISLQG